From Leptidea sinapis chromosome 3, ilLepSina1.1, whole genome shotgun sequence, a single genomic window includes:
- the LOC126978671 gene encoding glucose dehydrogenase [FAD, quinone]-like isoform X2: MYLSLLMQLFGNSSENSVGRINPFQPPIKPTNDEDLTKDNEELMEFDFVIVGGGSAGCVIANRLSEVKNWKILLIEAGPEEPDITMVPSTVKTLAGSNIDWKYSTQPDNYTCQSQKGHVCGMPRGKTLGGSSAINYMVYMRGNKLDYDGWAAAGNPGWSYDEVLPYFKKSENNREATNTKLHGISGPLSVVKFPYIDNTTEIIVESFKEKGLPLIDLTSPNNLGVNIAYSTSENGKRQSANAAFIKPIRQLRSNLQILTDAFATKILIDPTSKTAFGIKYQKNGIFFKAIAKKEVIISSVKEDMDRIIEGMKFAVGLEETIAFKSAGISFDRTKLKGCQGMSWGSYDYFACLLMHYTTTIGHPVGTCKMGPKADKDAVVDAKLRVHGIKNLRVIDASVMPKITRGNTNAPTIMIAEKGSDMIKNDHEKSK; the protein is encoded by the exons tGTTGGCAGAATAAATCCTTTTCAACCACCAATAAAACCTACTAACGATGAAGACCTGACAAAAGACAATGAAGAACTAATGGAATTCGATTTTGTTATTGTTGGTGGTGGCTCTGCTGGATGTGTGATAGCTAATAGATTATCAGAAGTCAAGAATTGGAAG ataCTCCTTATTGAAGCCGGCCCAGAAGAACCCGATATCACGATGGTGCCCTCGACAGTTAAAACCCTAGCAGGTTCCAATATTGACTGGAAGTATTCAACGCAGCCAGACAACTATACCTGTCAATCGCAGAAGGGCCATGTATGTGGCATGCCAAG gGGTAAGACATTGGGAGGATCAAGTGCTATCAATTATATGGTTTACATGAGAGGAAACAAGTTAGATTATGACGGTTGGGCTGCGGCTGGTAACCCTGGTTGGAGTTACGATGAG gttCTACCATATTTCAAGAAATCAGAGAATAATAGAGAAGCCACTAATACAAAATTACATGGGATTAGTGGACCACTAAGTGTTGTTAAGTTTCCTTACATTGATAACACAACTGAAATCATTGTTGAAAGTTTTAAAGAAAAAGGCCTACCTCTGATTGATCTAACAAGTCCAAATAATCTAGGAGTAAACATAGCTTATTCAACATCTGAAAATGGCAAGCGACAATCGGCTAATGCTGCATTTATCAAACCAATACGGCAACTGCGATCTAATTTACAAATACTAACAGATGCATTTGCCACAAAAATATTGATAGATCCTACTTCAAAAACGGCATTTGggataaaatatcaaaaaaatggAATTTTCTTTAAGGCTATTGCTAAAAAAGAAGTAATTATAAGCTCAG TTAAAGAAGATATGGATAGAATTATCGAAGGAATGAAATTTGCAGTTGGCTTGGAAGAAACGATAGCATTTAAGTCGGCTGGAATTTCTTTTGATAGAACAAAACTTAAAGGATGCCAAGGAATGTCTTGGGGAAGCTATGACTATTTTGCATGTTTGCTTATGCATTATACGACTACAATAGGTCATCCAGTTGGCACATGTAAGATGGGACCAAAAGCTGATAAAGACGCAGTTGTTGATGCAAAACTGCGTGTGCATggaattaaaaatttaagagTGATCGACGCGTCAGTTATGCCAAAAATCACACGAGGAAATACCAATGCACCAACAATTATGATAGCAGAAAAGGGCAGTGATATGATAAAAAATGATCatgaaaaatcaaaatga
- the LOC126978671 gene encoding glucose dehydrogenase [FAD, quinone]-like isoform X1 produces the protein MYLSLLMQLFGNSSENSVGRINPFQPPIKPTNDEDLTKDNEELMEFDFVIVGGGSAGCVIANRLSEVKNWKILLIEAGPEEPDITMVPSTVKTLAGSNIDWKYSTQPDNYTCQSQKGHVCGMPRGKTLGGSSAINYMVYMRGNKLDYDGWAAAGNPGWSYDEVLPYFKKSENNREATNTKLHGISGPLSVVKFPYIDNTTEIIVESFKEKGLPLIDLTSPNNLGVNIAYSTSENGKRQSANAAFIKPIRQLRSNLQILTDAFATKILIDPTSKTAFGIKYQKNGIFFKAIAKKEVIISSGTYNSPKLLMLSGIGHKEYLENLKIPVLADLQVGYNLQDHVSTSGLVLALSDQLSNKVNRSQLLYEVNEYYKQGPLKHGPLTTTSVCNTVAFIKTNFTKENAPDIQYHFIGEQVDFFQDPASYLASNIFPMSFYDIINVYALLLDPKSRGIIKLNATNNIFGPPLIYPGFFQVKEDMDRIIEGMKFAVGLEETIAFKSAGISFDRTKLKGCQGMSWGSYDYFACLLMHYTTTIGHPVGTCKMGPKADKDAVVDAKLRVHGIKNLRVIDASVMPKITRGNTNAPTIMIAEKGSDMIKNDHEKSK, from the exons tGTTGGCAGAATAAATCCTTTTCAACCACCAATAAAACCTACTAACGATGAAGACCTGACAAAAGACAATGAAGAACTAATGGAATTCGATTTTGTTATTGTTGGTGGTGGCTCTGCTGGATGTGTGATAGCTAATAGATTATCAGAAGTCAAGAATTGGAAG ataCTCCTTATTGAAGCCGGCCCAGAAGAACCCGATATCACGATGGTGCCCTCGACAGTTAAAACCCTAGCAGGTTCCAATATTGACTGGAAGTATTCAACGCAGCCAGACAACTATACCTGTCAATCGCAGAAGGGCCATGTATGTGGCATGCCAAG gGGTAAGACATTGGGAGGATCAAGTGCTATCAATTATATGGTTTACATGAGAGGAAACAAGTTAGATTATGACGGTTGGGCTGCGGCTGGTAACCCTGGTTGGAGTTACGATGAG gttCTACCATATTTCAAGAAATCAGAGAATAATAGAGAAGCCACTAATACAAAATTACATGGGATTAGTGGACCACTAAGTGTTGTTAAGTTTCCTTACATTGATAACACAACTGAAATCATTGTTGAAAGTTTTAAAGAAAAAGGCCTACCTCTGATTGATCTAACAAGTCCAAATAATCTAGGAGTAAACATAGCTTATTCAACATCTGAAAATGGCAAGCGACAATCGGCTAATGCTGCATTTATCAAACCAATACGGCAACTGCGATCTAATTTACAAATACTAACAGATGCATTTGCCACAAAAATATTGATAGATCCTACTTCAAAAACGGCATTTGggataaaatatcaaaaaaatggAATTTTCTTTAAGGCTATTGCTAAAAAAGAAGTAATTATAAGCTCAGGTACATATAATTCTCCAAAGTTGTTAATGCTATCTGGTATAGGACATAAAGAATACTTAGAGAATCTCAAGATTCCAGTTTTAGCCGATTTACAAGTGGGTTACAATTTACAGGACCATGTATCTACATCTGGTTTAGTTTTAGCATTGTCTGATCAGCTTAGCAATAAAGTAAATAGATCTCAACTTCTATATGAAGTCAACGAGTATTATAAACAGGGGCCTCTTAAACACGGTCCACTTACAACAacatctgtttgtaatactgTTGCTTTTATCAAAACTAATTTTACTAAAGAAAATGCTCCAGACATTCAATACCACTTTATTGGTGAGCAGGTTGATTTCTTCCAAGATCCAGCATCGTATTTAGcatcaaatatttttccaaTGTCATTTTACGATATTATTAATGTATACGCTTTGTTACTTGATCCTAAAAGTAGAGGCATTATCAAATTAAATGcaacaaacaatatttttggtCCACCACTAATTTATCCTGGATTTTTTCAAGTTAAAGAAGATATGGATAGAATTATCGAAGGAATGAAATTTGCAGTTGGCTTGGAAGAAACGATAGCATTTAAGTCGGCTGGAATTTCTTTTGATAGAACAAAACTTAAAGGATGCCAAGGAATGTCTTGGGGAAGCTATGACTATTTTGCATGTTTGCTTATGCATTATACGACTACAATAGGTCATCCAGTTGGCACATGTAAGATGGGACCAAAAGCTGATAAAGACGCAGTTGTTGATGCAAAACTGCGTGTGCATggaattaaaaatttaagagTGATCGACGCGTCAGTTATGCCAAAAATCACACGAGGAAATACCAATGCACCAACAATTATGATAGCAGAAAAGGGCAGTGATATGATAAAAAATGATCatgaaaaatcaaaatga